The Astyanax mexicanus isolate ESR-SI-001 chromosome 4, AstMex3_surface, whole genome shotgun sequence genome segment TTTATGAAGAGGGTGAAGAATCAAATTCAGATGGAAGTTCAGACAGCGACTGGTCAAGCGAATCATCAGAAAGTGCAGAAATATGAAGGACGGGTCCCACAATCAAAAGAAAATAACGATAACCCCTTTATGCAGATGCAATTTTATGCTAATTTTCATGCAATTTGCACCAACTACACCCTAAATCGTTGTATCTTAGGTTTTACATAGAGCACAATGATAAATCAGggtttaaactgaactgaaacaatAATTCACCTCCagtcttttatttccattatttaagttccggttgagaacatcaaatgcagacaaaaatgtaaaaacaaaaaaactgttatttttggattttacagtgtgtgtatggatgctggTGATATAAAATCAGTCAtgttctacatttcctgattcaccaGGATCTTGAAAAACAAGGTTCAACATTTGTAAAAGATACAAggaagcatttaattttttttaattaccttaTCCAAAATGTAAAAGTATACCCAAAACTTTTCTGACACCACATATTGGACATCAAAGTCTTTTaggaaataaaaatagaatttctaAAAATCTTATCAAATCCTGTCTGTAGGTTTTCCCTGTAGTATTATGTGGTGACTTGTCTGAAAGACAGGGTTGCAGATAATACAGTTAATATTACAGGAGAAGGGAAATTACTGGGATAAGTATGAATAACATGGACTAAAAGATTCCTTTAGAGAACTTTTTCCTCTTTAGAGAGACTTTCCTCGTTTTGATTCTCGAGTTAAAACACGCATTGATAGAATATATGTTACTAAAGATATAAAGGTCCTAAATTATAGAACTGAACTCATGTAAAATTAAATCTGGGAATCAGAGAACAACGGGGGTTCTGGAAGTGAAACACACAGTGCctaaaaatattactaaaaattagaaaaactaAAGATGTGGAAGTTTAAACCCACTCTAATGCAAAATTATGGGATACtttaaaaagtcaaattaaaatgtttctgatacataaatgtgaaaaattaaaaagtgaacaaaatgaattttacagtaaacttacagCAGAATATGTGGAAATTCAAAGCAAAAGAAATAAAACTATAGAGATTAAGATATCTTTTAAAATTAAAGTCAGGAttgtctaaaataaataaacatttttaaatttaccaCTTTAAGCAGGTATGGATAATAGTTACTCAGGAAACAGAGGAAATGTTATTAAACGGGTAAATGATAAGAGAAATGAAAATGATTAAAGGGATTAGAGATGAGCATGTgaatgtaatagaaaataaaaagaaaagcagaaaattataaaggaaacaaaaaaatcacaatttttatcaGGCTGTTTAAAATTACAAGCAGAGGACCTCTCGTCAATATCAACCAATTACAAAGGAAGAAATTGTTGAAGTAAATAAGGATTTACATGATGGGAAAACTCCAGGACCAGACGGTTAACCTCCGAAATGTTATAAgacattattatagtttattacaaaattattttaatgaaggcattagagatggaaaaatgaatgaCTTGTTCTTTAAATTTGTGATTACcttgatttataataaatgaatgaatttaaataatgataaggAATTTTAGATAATTACTTTAGATCAGAAAAAGGCTTTTGGCTATGTGTCCAGGAAATATTTATGGAATGATTTGCAGCACTatggttttccaccaaatttccttcataagatcaagttattatatgaaattaatgctaaagctattttAACAGAATTTGAGACACATAGAGGACTCAAACAAGGCTGCCCTTTAAGTgcagtattatgtgtgtgttagcagttagtcccctttaaataaaattaaaaattattccAGAATTAAAGGAATTGATATCTTAGGTAAAGAATCTTTTAAACTTACAGACTTTGCTGATGACGACATCACAGTAATCGTAAGAAATCAGCAAGAGCTCAGGATTATAGAATTTATGAAGACGCAGCAGGAGCAAAATTCAATTTGGATAAAACAGAAGACATCTGGATGGGATGAAATGATCCTCTATTTTTGAACTTAgcaattaaaaatcaaataaaaattataggactttataacaaaatataaatgtgCTGAAATTAACTGGaagttgaaaataaattaaatcagtggAAAATTGCAAATTATAAAACTAGGATCCagataattaaaacttttttttgtcaaaaaatttGTTCCttgctacaatatatatatatatatatatatatatatatatatatatatatatatatatatatatatatatatatatatatagttaatataatataatatattagttttactACACAACACGGTTCACCAGACACAGGTAAGTTAGAGTGGCAGCTTGTTATCTACCTGctctgagctagctagctaagctaggtgaCTGAAGCTAATTTAGTGATTAGCATGTAGAATTAAAGAggctaaaaacagcagtaaaacagcaggtaggtgttcatactgtcccctgtgtgtcttttatattgtaattagtgtatttagccacagtggtgTTAGAACTCGGCTatgtgagcggttgctatggcttgtaactaggtagctaagcgctagctagcgtagcggcctctattttcagccatttcagtcaaaattgtggaaatctaaacttactgtaaattaatctaagagctttactcacccaaataatccgttttaaggagagaaatctgtgtagattaaagtccagcactcgtttgactttgaaagaaaatgttttttcaggaaattaaagttttgtttacttcgctgCCCCCCAgagacaagacctgctgaattaaagggtcccctattttacattcagcttaaaatactctatattaactggaaaatatattcacttaagcttttattttaataataacagctcttaacctgatattggtggctgataatgtgtgtaataatgtgtatttatgcctaaaggagacatggtgtttcttcaTTAGGCTCCCTAGTTAGTGTACAAgataaaaaatctagaaaaatagcCTCATGCTGCGGAAATGCGGTGCGCACTCAACACAGCTTCTTACGCActgatttacaacattgttacagatactaaaataatgttttatgacgggattttttttgtaagaataaagTTTTAGTGTTTGTCTAAGGCAGGAGGTGACGTGTTTTGAATTTCCTTGACGCAATTGtttgatttactttattaatcataaatatttgtatataatacaatataatatataatttgtgaatttgtgtggatttttaatgtaatagttttctatgtaatacttattttttgtgtgtaataatcttgtgacttgttgttttgtcagctttgtgtggtgtgttcaaacaagtgaatatattacaggtccagatacagtaagttcttacattaactttttcttttgtttgtttgttgagatgattttattcagcagctgctattatctgctcctgatcagatttctagaggagatgttttttggtggagcttggaggccatctgctggtggaacacagacactgcattgatttatgaatgagtgagaatacaaatctgtttacctgttttgtaatgttttatttgtttacatggaTTTGGATTATGAGGGTCACGTATGGTTGTCTAATAGTGTTACTtctcatggatcaagagagtttttaactgatctaaatattttatgtgtagagtgagtgaaaaagatagtctgaattattaatataaaaatgtacaataacttacacactacacattttattgtttacttgATTCAAAAATTGACTGCTCTTACTTTCTGTATCAAAAGTAAGGCTCCTTTTTGGAATacaatattagtgtgattgccaaacattgtcatcggatatgtatataatatattattattaagatgtgTGTCTCCATTATGGTCAAACTTTAAGGAAGTGGCGTACCAAATACTGTAGTTCTTTCTACAGTGGAGAATTTAGAGGAATTTGTGGGGGATATGCAAGGTAATATTCAGGAGCAAGTATTGAATTTACTCTCAGATGATGATCCCTCCAGATCAgccatacaacagtttttttaaaaGGGTGGGCAATCCCTTTAGCCAGTTTAATTCCAATAGCAAATGGAACAAATAATCAATATATTTCAGGGAAAAATGGAATATAGTACAGCCTGTTAACCTGTGTATAAGAGTAAGGTATGATAGCAGACGTAATAGCAGAATTGGAAACTATGAGCAAATTCCAGTTGTTGTCGAGTTCATATACATGTTCCTTTATTGGGAACACTCCGGTTCATGTTCAAGAATGAGAATATTTGTGATATGTTCCAAATATGAGCCGTCTGACAAATATGAGGACTTCTGTGATGGAAGCTACTtcacaaataatctttttttaagaaacaaGTGTGCTCTCCAAATACAACTGTACTTTGATGATTTTGAGTGTGAAAATCATCTAGGTTAAAAAAAAGGATACATAAAGTTGGCTGCCTTTACTTTATCCTTAGAAATCTCCCTCACATGGTGAATTCTACATTAATGAACATTTGTCTGCTATCACTGTTCTACCTCTTGTGAGGGAATTGAAAATATAAGACTACTAGGGTTGCTGTTTCATTTGCATAGGTGGTACACTGGTGATAACTCGGGCATGCATAGCATTCTTGGGTATGTGGaatctaaatattttttgcagatttttcttAATAGAAAAATCCTTGGTTCAGTTGATTTTTTCAGAAGATGACTCATGTTTAACCCTAAGATCACCTGTTCTGAATGAACAGCATTATGTTGTCTTGGTCGATGATCAAACATTGCCCTCTTCATTTGGCATTAAGAGAAATAGCATACTTAATACACTGCAATATTTCAATATTGCAGAAAATTATGCTGTTGAAATCATGCATGATATTTTGGAAGGGGTTGGTCAATATGAGGTCAAATTGCTATTTGAACATTTCATCTGTAAAGATGGCTTGTTAAACAGGATATATGCTTTCAATTATGGCTATCTGGAGAAGACAAACAAGCCAACAAATATAAATTTTGAATCTGGAGGACATGGGGTTAAATGCATCACAAACACTGTTTGATAAACATTCCTTTAATATTTGGTGACCTGGTACTAGACTattatttaacctcttaagctccaagcctattttaccattttccgcctgaaattacatactcacatttgaaggcttatcactctaatattaaataactcAGAGTCaaatctatgaattaatattacttaaaagcctttacacaattcatttaagacactttaattattcaattgaacatgtaatggccaaaatatggtaaaaaacaggaacatttttaggcgcttttcagattttctattttttttttttcagacatataaaattaactatttatatggatgaagggttttaCTAGCTAACATTGTAAAATTTGTCCGATATAGCCATAACATTTTGGTGATTTTAGGACTTACTGTGGCCGagatatttagctttatttgcgtCAGTGCGTTTATAAGGGCCAGCGTTTGGTTAGAGAGTTAGGAGGTGTGTTAACCAAAAgtgtatatttcatgtttttgaattaaaactaattttgtcttttaaaaagattaaaacccaatcttacaaattttagagtacctccctcctccatcagcagcctcgTAAGGACACTTTAGGGACCCATCAGCTAATCACATGTTAAGCACTTGAGGtgcatagctccccattcaaaatgtaacgaaaaaaATACCCCGACCTAGGTATTTCTCGGTATAAGTAGGtttattagacagacagacattttgGGCTTTCTAAAACCTTTGGTTGGGgagttaagccaggcggacactgtgcgattttagcccgattttaagcccgatctggtcggatgcgactgaatttcatgatcgggccgaattttagtgTAGCCCGGGTGACCAGTGAAGGAACGTTTGCGCATGCTCACTGGAGTTGTAATTTGGGCTGGCGTTAAAAGGGGCAGCGGTGGGTCCTTCTGGAGCAGAGCCGGGGTCCTCCCGAAAGCAGCGGTAGAAACACATGGGATTGCGGATGGCAACGCTGTGAGTGTGTTTGGGGTGAGAGAAGAAGTACTCGCGCTGGATGGCCGGCATGTGTGACGGCAGTATACAGTGGGGACGGCGGTTGGTGCCCGGTGACTGCATGTAACTGATAATGGGTGCTGGGATTGTTAGCAGTGCAGTATGGGATTAATGATGTGCTTGGAGCGCCATTAACTGCCAGTTGCTGTTCTTTAGTGATTTTAAAGTGATCttaataaagtaaagttttttaGCTGTAATTCGCTGGTATGGTCTGAGGCTGCTCATGGGGTGTAATGGTTATCTGTAATAAGCCAGCTCGTCAGTGAGTCACTGGACGGGATCGTGTGGACAGCTggcttatttatttttctttttttttgttgtttattttccttttgtttgtttgtttgtttgtttcagtgtGTTAATCTTTGTCCATAAGTTCTCTTAGCTGAGCCTGGATCACCCCTGTAAGATTACCCTCTGGGAGGGTGTGATTTTGTGTGGGGTTGTAGTGTGATCACTGTCGTTTTTTGTGTGATTCAGCTTTGTAGTGTGCCGTGTTAAAATCAGGACCCAGTGTGTGAACCTTTCGGTGTGTGATTTTTTATAAGGAATTACTTTCCTATGGAAATCACAGGGTAACGTGATTCCAAGTGCTAACTAAGAGATAATGGGAAATGTGGTTTCTATTGTCTAATAAATTTTCAAGAAAATACTCTGATCCGAGTGGGTTCTCATTTTCTGGGTCTTACCCTGGTTATCCTTAAGTGTTCTTTTTTGTGTTGCTCTGGCTGTTAGTCTCCCAGGGGTTAcattagcttgatcgtgcgtcgtttgtcgtgcagtgtgagcggggaagcgatgtccgattaattgcccataggagctgcgaatgagcagtcggacgcgaccagggatttctgacatgccagaaattttggtcgcttgtctcacagtgtgagctgttttgcgggccgatttcttaacgtcacgacctgttttcccaaaaatctgcacagtaactataaataattattagtcatatttatttctgtcagttataaggatttatatttatgttcggtacacagacttatagcttaatatagcagacacaggcattctgctgtttaagaatttcaacagatgcttattctcagtcaatagctggagtttttgaaaagaaaaattaaaagagaaaatatctttgacaaacataaatttattttatttcactttgctattatatctgaaaaataaagcacattgtcagcctctggtgctgcccgtcaattatataaaacttaaaacatgcacagaaatataaagctatattttataattcgtttcttttcgccagggcaaatttattaaaattataaatatgttaatttattaattaaaatctcgtccagtgctccagaatattagccacgcaaagccagcttagcgcagcgcgtggcattgcgcgcggcattgcccgcataataacctctgtcttttaaaataaacgttttaataaataaggtcggagaagtgtagtataattagtgctattaaacttactaaagctaataagctgataattaatcaagataaatcagacaaaatgcgctgcgcctctctctcgctctctttcgcagcgcggagctgaattcagcgcgaggctacaggaactcagttcagttgaataaaaataagtaagggcctgtaagtacaagcaaaggacctgtaagtaaatatagtcaaatataaagaatagtttgaggttttggtgagctgttttcatgatttgaaactgaaactaactgaaactttgattattctgcagaaagcctgggttattttaaacgagcAGCCTCGTAAGAACACTTTAGGGACCCATCAGCTATTCACATGTTTAGCACTTGAGGTGCGAACACGCCCCCCGTTATACAGGTATAAGTAGAAGCACACTTCTTCACTAGTTCACTTCTTTCCCTACAGACTGGAGGAACAGACTGCTGAATCTCCGCTGCTGATCCAGGAACACACCGCTGAAGCTACACTGCCGACTGCTTGTTCTCCGTTGCTGATCAAGGATCAAGAAGCTCTGGTGAGTAAAATTTACCTAGCACTAATAGATTATGATGCTATCCTTAAACTGGTGTCTAGCTAaacagaaaatgcagaataaattTAGCTGAATTGACCAGGCAAGTTAAAACGTCAAAATGCAAGTTACCTTATGTAATTATAGTTAAAGCTAGTTTTTAGCgttacaattttttaaattgtacacCATAGAAAGCAAGTTGACTCAAGGTATGGATTGGCAATAAGTTAATGTGTGTTTCAAAAGATGTTGTTGTCATGAGTTTCGgttaacttatatatttatttattgattggcaCTTTGGCGTAAAATACACTTTTCAACTTCTCCAAAGCGCTGGATAGCACAATTTATTTGTcctatgtttaaaaatgtgctcATTTATTTCAGATGGCTCCCTGTCCAGTTTGCAAGAAGATGCTGTCCTCCATCTCTGCGCACCTTTCCACAGTACATCACGTGGAAAACGTAGAGGAGAAGATCCTGATTCAGCTGGCGAATCAGAAAGTGTCGATCCTGACATCTCCGTGTCCTGTTCCGGGATGTGGGTATCAGAAGACTCGTCTTGACCGCCATCTGACCAACTGCCATCGGGACCTGTCCGACCAGGCCAGGGAGAGATGCATCCAGACGGCACAGAGGATAAAAGCCATTACTCTCCTGAGAGAGTTGAGGGCTAGCAGTCCGAACGTGCCCATGGCCACTCGCTTGGACTTGGCTGCTGCTGACGAGTGAGTGGCACTTTCTAAATAGCACTGTTAgttacaagttcatatttattttcatgtctatattctaatgtgtttttttcgGTCTTTCATGTTTATCTCTCATGATAGATCTTCAACGCCTGACTACGACCAAGTACTCGAGTCAGCGAAATCTGGCATACTCGATATCAGTCGTAGACTGAGAATGGGACAACAGGTGGAAGAGAGTCAGCAGACACTGTTCCGGTACGTCTGTGAGGCGATACTCCTGAAGGAGCATCAACTGGCAGAGAgtgctgtgctgaacttcaaggTAGCTTTTCTTGCTGTCCTTAATGCCTTGCATTtctctaaaatgttttataaagacAAACTAGCTAATGAAGATATAATTTTTTCACCCATACAGGTAGAGCATTGGGTTTCTCGAACCCCATCAACCAGTGGCATTTTCCTTGAACACTTTGACATCAGCCTGACTCCCCAACATGAAGAGGTACAAAAtgtactgtactatatatatatatatatatatgtatgttatagatatacaattttaaattcagttttgAATGTAGTTTGTCAGACAATAAATGaacaatgttccttttttattttttgtttcaataCAGTGGCTGGAGATGTACTTCACTCACATCAGGTCATGGCGTGTCAAAAAGTCCAGTCCCGATGTTCATGATGGAGGCATCTTCTTTCTGAGCCAGAAAGGAGTTCCTGTGGTGAATCTACCTAATGATATGAAGCGGCTATGGGAACTGTAAGTCCATCAGATTAAAGGCTCATTAAAAAGCACTGCTCcacatatagctttataataaCATTGTGTGTCTTTTGTTAACACAGGTATCCACAGGCTTCAGGGACCGACCTGCCAGCAGTTGCCCCAGTTGCCCCCCTGCCAGCAGTTGCCCCTGCCAGCAGTTGCCAGCCGAGGTAATTTTAAGCAAGGCATCTTATATAACAAACGCTGTTGTTTtttcactgttgttgtttttacttaTGGATTGGTCTTTATAACACTCGCCCCATCTTTTAGCTCTGCTGCAGGTTCTGAAGAGGGGGATGATGAGCAGCCTTCCTGCTCAGATGCTGTGGGACAGGCAACTGGACAGCCACAGGCTCCAAAGAGGGACCACTCCCCTTCATCCTCTTCGATTGCAAGGAAGCGGAGGGCTAAGTCCACCTGGCTTAGTTTTCTTGACCTGTTTCCGGTGACTGTTCATGCCACGACACCCACATGTGAGGAAATTGTCGGCGGTGGATTTGATTGTGAATCCTTCCGTTACTTTCACAACAAATGGAGGACAGT includes the following:
- the LOC125801635 gene encoding uncharacterized protein LOC125801635, which gives rise to MAPCPVCKKMLSSISAHLSTVHHVENVEEKILIQLANQKVSILTSPCPVPGCGYQKTRLDRHLTNCHRDLSDQARERCIQTAQRIKAITLLRELRASSPNVPMATRLDLAAADESSTPDYDQVLESAKSGILDISRRLRMGQQVEESQQTLFRYVCEAILLKEHQLAESAVLNFKVEHWVSRTPSTSGIFLEHFDISLTPQHEEWLEMYFTHIRSWRVKKSSPDVHDGGIFFLSQKGVPVVNLPNDMKRLWELYPQASGTDLPAVAPVAPLPAVAPASSCQPSSAAGSEEGDDEQPSCSDAVGQATGQPQAPKRDHSPSSSSIARKRRAKSTWLSFLDLFPVTVHATTPTCEEIVGGGFDCESFRYFHNKWRTVQREQRIQYILDKCKFRNRPSEARVYHRLRAENWSANCPSAMDVVKSWLPVKDHIKSPDIIRRIQEQSWKGLCLKDFGPPKNKGVIATMPFSKGEVVCDYHGEYVTQEEGNRRMQQLFNEACYVFFFAGRGEKFCIDAQHSPCQCHPHQDTFGRWMNHSRRSPNVKPHMFKLPLTEGTRWHPIFLALTDIQVNEELLWDYSVLSDEGLGGETVGLDWLNT